Proteins from a genomic interval of Ictalurus furcatus strain D&B chromosome 2, Billie_1.0, whole genome shotgun sequence:
- the LOC128603923 gene encoding perforin-1-like isoform X2: MLQTLLIWAVFATTLPPPTNQRCFKANESQCHNVDFTPGSDLAGEGFDVTTMQRKGAFVLDMSSWLKKDKSCTLCKNPYMGGKTQKLPVSVVDWRPNQKCRTKLSSSVYQSSEALVSASTSSVENNWQSDLQITTPKVQGSLMLAGSNSKLAEYSMKKTKKDKFSFTSHDVICGYYRYRVSNRPLLHPELSDELGSLPKKYDASSKYLYYRLIDKFGTHYISKVTLGGEVRSVTSIKECEASLQGLSVDEVKMCLDVEASVSMGIAASLQTEAHHCKRAKEKTTNKRSFASSFSDRETNVIGGYTQSADLLFSSNKDPKAYKEWITSLPAHPDVLSYSLTSLHELLPAKKQIRAHLRTAIKDYILQRGLLKNCTIPCKTGVKTNPNEPCSCSCHNKRDVALNCCPTQKGFAEVTITAIRATGLYGDYWTQTDGFVKILLNGQYRKGQTSVIWNNNSPNWNHQFHLGTLDLTQFRTVKMEVWDQDSDSDNDLLGACNAPLRSGVKKDACTLNHGVLYYKVEVKCVHGLTGSSCKKYNPSPMDAQLEKVYVSRNARPIPRSMLLEMGVLLDERIPRFNQSNIRKAKGLEL, encoded by the exons ATGCTGCAGACACTTCTGATTTGGGCAGTCTTTGCCACAACTCTCCCTCCTCCAACCAATCAGCGTTGCTTCAAGGCCAATGAGTCTCAGTGTCACAATGTGGACTTCACTCCGGGATCCGACCTAGCAGGAGAAGGCTTTGACGTCACCACCATGCAACGGAAAGGGGCCTTTGTCCTTGACATGAGCTCCTGGCTCAAGAAGGACAAGTCCTGCACACTGTGTAAAAACCCCTACATGGGAGGTAAAACACAGAAGCTCCCAGTTTCTGTGGTGGACTGGAGACCAAATCAGAAGTGCAGAACAAAGTTATCCAGCTCCGTCTATCAGTCCAGCGAGGCCCTGGTCAGCGCCAGCACCTCCTCTGTCGAGAACAACTGGCAGTCAGACTTGCAAATAACAACTCCAAAAGTCCAGGGATCACTGATGCTGGCAGGCAGTAACTCCAAGCTGGCTGAATATTCAATGAAGAAGACCAAAAAAGACAAGTTCAGTTTCACCAGTCATGATGTCATATGTGGATACTACAG ATACAGGGTTTCGAACCGCCCACTCCTGCACCCAGAGCTAAGTGACGAATTAGGAAGTCTCCCTAAGAAATATGATGCGTCATCAAAGTACCTCTATTACAGGCTGATTGACAAGTTTGGTACTCATTATATCTCAAAG GTGACTCTGGGTGGAGAGGTTCGCTCTGTGACCAGCATCAAGGAGTGTGAGGCGTCCCTGCAGGGTCTGAGCGTAGATGAGGTGAAGATGTGTCTGGACGTGGAGGCTTCTGTCAGTATGGGAATAGCTGCAAGTCTGCAGACTGAGGCTCATCACTGCAAGCGGGCCAAGGAAAAGACTACGAATAAAAGGAGTTTTGCTAGCAGCTTCAGTGACAG GGAAACAAATGTGATTGGTGGCTACACTCAGAGTGCCGACCTCCTTTTCTCATCAAATAAGGACCCAAAGGCCTATAAGGAGTGGATCACATCTCTGCCCGCTCACCCTGATGTGCTGTCCTACTCGCTCACGTCCCTTCACGAGTTGCTGCCAGCGAAAAAACAAATACGAGCGCATTTGCGCACTGCCATCAAGGACTACATCCTCCAGAGGGGCCTGTTGAAAAACTGCACAATCCCATGTAAGACCGGTGTGAAGACCAATCCCAACGAACCGTGCAGCTGCAGCTGCCACAACAAACGGGATGTGGCCCTCAACTGCTGCCCAACTCAGAAAGGATTTGCTGAAGTCACCATAACTGCAATCAGAGCCACGGGTTTATATGGAGATTACTGGACTCAGACGGACGGATTCGTCAAGATCCTCCTCAATGGACAGTATCGCAAAGGCCAGACGTCCGTGATCTGGAATAACAATTCACCAAATTGGAACCACCAATTCCACCTTGGAACTTTGGACCTTACTCAATTCAGAACTGTGAAGATGGAGGTGTGGGACCAGGACAGTGATTCAGATAACGACCTTCTCGGGGCATGCAATGCTCCACTGAGATCTGGAGTGAAGAAGGATGCCTGTACACTGAATCACGGAGTACTCTATTATAAAGTGGAGGTGAAGTGCGTTCATGGGTTGACTGGTTCTTCATGCAAGAAGTACAATCCCTCTCCCATGGATGCACAGCTGGAGAAAGTGTACGTCTCCCGGAATGCTCGCCCGATTCCCAGAAGTATGCTGCTGGAGATGGGAGTGCTCCTCGATGAGCGTATTCCCCGCTTCAACCAGAGCAACATTCGCAAAGCTAAAGGTCTTGAGTTGTAG
- the LOC128603923 gene encoding perforin-1-like isoform X1 has protein sequence MYKYALKAFSEDHLEDPVQCTGYICSYTHQEIGHTPGPAMLQTLLIWAVFATTLPPPTNQRCFKANESQCHNVDFTPGSDLAGEGFDVTTMQRKGAFVLDMSSWLKKDKSCTLCKNPYMGGKTQKLPVSVVDWRPNQKCRTKLSSSVYQSSEALVSASTSSVENNWQSDLQITTPKVQGSLMLAGSNSKLAEYSMKKTKKDKFSFTSHDVICGYYRYRVSNRPLLHPELSDELGSLPKKYDASSKYLYYRLIDKFGTHYISKVTLGGEVRSVTSIKECEASLQGLSVDEVKMCLDVEASVSMGIAASLQTEAHHCKRAKEKTTNKRSFASSFSDRETNVIGGYTQSADLLFSSNKDPKAYKEWITSLPAHPDVLSYSLTSLHELLPAKKQIRAHLRTAIKDYILQRGLLKNCTIPCKTGVKTNPNEPCSCSCHNKRDVALNCCPTQKGFAEVTITAIRATGLYGDYWTQTDGFVKILLNGQYRKGQTSVIWNNNSPNWNHQFHLGTLDLTQFRTVKMEVWDQDSDSDNDLLGACNAPLRSGVKKDACTLNHGVLYYKVEVKCVHGLTGSSCKKYNPSPMDAQLEKVYVSRNARPIPRSMLLEMGVLLDERIPRFNQSNIRKAKGLEL, from the exons ATGTATAAATACGCCCTAAAAGCTTTTTCAGAAGACCATTTAGAAGACCCTGTACAGTGCACAGGTTATATCTGCTCATACACACATCAAG aaataggaCACACACCAGGTCCAGCCATGCTGCAGACACTTCTGATTTGGGCAGTCTTTGCCACAACTCTCCCTCCTCCAACCAATCAGCGTTGCTTCAAGGCCAATGAGTCTCAGTGTCACAATGTGGACTTCACTCCGGGATCCGACCTAGCAGGAGAAGGCTTTGACGTCACCACCATGCAACGGAAAGGGGCCTTTGTCCTTGACATGAGCTCCTGGCTCAAGAAGGACAAGTCCTGCACACTGTGTAAAAACCCCTACATGGGAGGTAAAACACAGAAGCTCCCAGTTTCTGTGGTGGACTGGAGACCAAATCAGAAGTGCAGAACAAAGTTATCCAGCTCCGTCTATCAGTCCAGCGAGGCCCTGGTCAGCGCCAGCACCTCCTCTGTCGAGAACAACTGGCAGTCAGACTTGCAAATAACAACTCCAAAAGTCCAGGGATCACTGATGCTGGCAGGCAGTAACTCCAAGCTGGCTGAATATTCAATGAAGAAGACCAAAAAAGACAAGTTCAGTTTCACCAGTCATGATGTCATATGTGGATACTACAG ATACAGGGTTTCGAACCGCCCACTCCTGCACCCAGAGCTAAGTGACGAATTAGGAAGTCTCCCTAAGAAATATGATGCGTCATCAAAGTACCTCTATTACAGGCTGATTGACAAGTTTGGTACTCATTATATCTCAAAG GTGACTCTGGGTGGAGAGGTTCGCTCTGTGACCAGCATCAAGGAGTGTGAGGCGTCCCTGCAGGGTCTGAGCGTAGATGAGGTGAAGATGTGTCTGGACGTGGAGGCTTCTGTCAGTATGGGAATAGCTGCAAGTCTGCAGACTGAGGCTCATCACTGCAAGCGGGCCAAGGAAAAGACTACGAATAAAAGGAGTTTTGCTAGCAGCTTCAGTGACAG GGAAACAAATGTGATTGGTGGCTACACTCAGAGTGCCGACCTCCTTTTCTCATCAAATAAGGACCCAAAGGCCTATAAGGAGTGGATCACATCTCTGCCCGCTCACCCTGATGTGCTGTCCTACTCGCTCACGTCCCTTCACGAGTTGCTGCCAGCGAAAAAACAAATACGAGCGCATTTGCGCACTGCCATCAAGGACTACATCCTCCAGAGGGGCCTGTTGAAAAACTGCACAATCCCATGTAAGACCGGTGTGAAGACCAATCCCAACGAACCGTGCAGCTGCAGCTGCCACAACAAACGGGATGTGGCCCTCAACTGCTGCCCAACTCAGAAAGGATTTGCTGAAGTCACCATAACTGCAATCAGAGCCACGGGTTTATATGGAGATTACTGGACTCAGACGGACGGATTCGTCAAGATCCTCCTCAATGGACAGTATCGCAAAGGCCAGACGTCCGTGATCTGGAATAACAATTCACCAAATTGGAACCACCAATTCCACCTTGGAACTTTGGACCTTACTCAATTCAGAACTGTGAAGATGGAGGTGTGGGACCAGGACAGTGATTCAGATAACGACCTTCTCGGGGCATGCAATGCTCCACTGAGATCTGGAGTGAAGAAGGATGCCTGTACACTGAATCACGGAGTACTCTATTATAAAGTGGAGGTGAAGTGCGTTCATGGGTTGACTGGTTCTTCATGCAAGAAGTACAATCCCTCTCCCATGGATGCACAGCTGGAGAAAGTGTACGTCTCCCGGAATGCTCGCCCGATTCCCAGAAGTATGCTGCTGGAGATGGGAGTGCTCCTCGATGAGCGTATTCCCCGCTTCAACCAGAGCAACATTCGCAAAGCTAAAGGTCTTGAGTTGTAG
- the LOC128603913 gene encoding perforin-1-like isoform X2, whose product MLQTLLIWAVFATTLPPPTSQRCFKANESQCDNVDFTPGSDLAGEGFDITTMQRKGAFVLDMSSWLQKDKSCTLCKNPYMGGQTQKLPVSVVDWRPSQKCSTKLSSSVYQSSEALVSASTSSIENNWQSDLQITTPKVQGSLMLAGSNSKLAEYSMKKTKNDKFSFTSHDVTCGYYRYRVSKRPLLHPELSDELGSLPEIYDESSKHLYYKLIDKFGTHYISKVTLGGEVRSVTSIKECEASLQGLSVDDVKMCLDVEASVSMGIAASLQTEAHHCKKTKEKTMNKKSFASSFSDRETNVIGGYTQSVDLLFSSNKDPKAYKEWVTSLPAHPDVLSYSLTSLHELLPAKQQIRAHLRTAIKDYILQRGLLKNCTSPCKTGVKTNPNEPCSCSCHNNPGVALNCCPTQKGFAEVTITAISATGLYGDYWTQTDAYVKILLNGRINRGQTSVIWDNNSPTWNHQFHLGTVDLTHFSSVKMEVWDEDSGSDNDLLGACNAPLKSGVKKDVCVLNHGVLYYKVEVKCIHGLAGSSCMEYKPSPMDAQLEKVYISRNARPIPRGMLLEMGVLPDERIPRFNQSNIRKAKGLEL is encoded by the exons ATGCTGCAGACACTTCTGATTTGGGCAGTCTTTGCCACAACTCTCCCTCCTCCTACCAGTCAGCGTTGCTTCAAGGCCAATGAGTCTCAGTGTGACAATGTGGACTTCACTCCGGGATCCGACCTAGCAGGAGAAGGCTTTGACATCACCACCATGCAACGGAAAGGGGCCTTTGTCCTTGACATGAGCTCCTGGCTCCAGAAGGACAAGTCCTGCACTCTCTGTAAAAACCCCTACATGGGAGGTCAAACGCAGAAGCTCCCAGTTTCTGTTGTGGACTGGAGACCAAGTCAGAAGTGCAGCACAAAGTTATCCAGCTCTGTCTACCAGTCCAGTGAGGCCCTGGTCAGTGCCAGCACCTCCTCTATCGAGAACAACTGGCAGTCAGACTTGCAAATAACAACTCCAAAAGTCCAGGGATCACTGATGCTGGCAGGCAGTAACTCCAAGCTGGCTGAATATTCCATGAAGAAGACCAAAAACGACAAGTTCAGCTTTACCAGTCATGATGTCACATGTGGATACTACAG ATACAGGGTTTCGAAGCGCCCACTCCTGCACCCAGAGCTAAGTGACGAATTAGGAAGTCTCCCCGAGATATACGATGAGTCATCAAAGCACCTCTATTACAAGCTGATTGACAAGTTTGGTACTCATTATATCTCAAAG GTGACTCTGGGTGGAGAGGTTCGCTCTGTGACCAGCATCAAGGAGTGCGAGGCGTCCTTGCAGGGTCTGAGCGTAGATGACGTGAAGATGTGTCTGGACGTGGAGGCTTCTGTCAGTATGGGAATAGCTGCAAGTCTGCAGACTGAGGCTCATCACTGCAAGAAAACCAAGGAAAAGACTATGAATAAAAAGAGTTTTGCTAGCAGCTTCAGTGACAG AGAAACAAATGTGATTGGTGGCTACACTCAGAGTGTCGACCTCCTCTTCTCATCAAATAAGGACCCAAAGGCCTATAAGGAGTGGGTCACGTCTCTGCCCGCTCACCCTGATGTGCTTTCCTACTCGCTCACGTCCCTTCACGAGTTGCTGCCAGCGAAACAACAAATACGAGCGCATTTGCGCACTGCCATCAAGGACTACATCCTCCAGAGGGGCCTGTTGAAAAACTGCACAAGCCCATGTAAGACCGGTGTGAAGACCAACCCCAACGAACCGTGCAGCTGCAGCTGCCACAACAACCCGGGTGTGGCCCTCAACTGCTGCCCAACTCAGAAAGGATTTGCTGAAGTCACCATAACTGCAATCAGTGCCACGGGTTTATATGGAGATTACTGGACTCAGACGGACGCATATGTCAAGATCCTCCTCAACGGACGGATCAACAGAGGCCAGACGTCCGTGATCTGGGATAACAATTCACCAACGTGGAACCACCAATTCCACCTTGGAACTGTGGACCTTACTCATTTCAGCAGTGTGAAGATGGAGGTGTGGGACGAGGACAGTGGTTCAGATAACGACCTTCTCGGGGCATGCAATGCTCCACTGAAATCTGGAGTGAAGAAGGATGTCTGTGTACTGAATCACGGAGTGCTCTATTATAAAGTGGAGGTGAAATGCATTCACGGTTTGGCTGGTTCTTCGTGCATGGAGTACAAGCCCTCTCCCATGGATGCACAGCTAGAGAAAGTGTACATCTCCCGGAATGCTCGCCCAATTCCCAGAGGCATGCTGCTGGAGATGGGAGTGCTCCCCGATGAGCGTATTCCCCGCTTCAACCAGAGCAACATTCGCAAAGCTAAAGGTCTTGAGTTGTAG
- the LOC128603913 gene encoding perforin-1-like isoform X1 translates to MVMPMCPPNIQYKIFSICPPLMNPANGSVFSSGDLFYYRCKTNTIQSGVRAYLSEVTLNIFTLTYLNFLNKEIGHTPGPAMLQTLLIWAVFATTLPPPTSQRCFKANESQCDNVDFTPGSDLAGEGFDITTMQRKGAFVLDMSSWLQKDKSCTLCKNPYMGGQTQKLPVSVVDWRPSQKCSTKLSSSVYQSSEALVSASTSSIENNWQSDLQITTPKVQGSLMLAGSNSKLAEYSMKKTKNDKFSFTSHDVTCGYYRYRVSKRPLLHPELSDELGSLPEIYDESSKHLYYKLIDKFGTHYISKVTLGGEVRSVTSIKECEASLQGLSVDDVKMCLDVEASVSMGIAASLQTEAHHCKKTKEKTMNKKSFASSFSDRETNVIGGYTQSVDLLFSSNKDPKAYKEWVTSLPAHPDVLSYSLTSLHELLPAKQQIRAHLRTAIKDYILQRGLLKNCTSPCKTGVKTNPNEPCSCSCHNNPGVALNCCPTQKGFAEVTITAISATGLYGDYWTQTDAYVKILLNGRINRGQTSVIWDNNSPTWNHQFHLGTVDLTHFSSVKMEVWDEDSGSDNDLLGACNAPLKSGVKKDVCVLNHGVLYYKVEVKCIHGLAGSSCMEYKPSPMDAQLEKVYISRNARPIPRGMLLEMGVLPDERIPRFNQSNIRKAKGLEL, encoded by the exons ATGGTTATGCCCATGTGTCCCCCcaatatacaatacaaaatattttctatatgtccccctttaatgaaccctgccaacggatctgtcttttcttcaggagatttattttattacagatgcAAAACAAACACCATACAAAGTGGTGTAAGGGCGTACTTAAGTGAAgtaactttaaatatttttacactaACATAtctgaattttttaaataaagaaataggaCACACACCAGGTCCAGCCATGCTGCAGACACTTCTGATTTGGGCAGTCTTTGCCACAACTCTCCCTCCTCCTACCAGTCAGCGTTGCTTCAAGGCCAATGAGTCTCAGTGTGACAATGTGGACTTCACTCCGGGATCCGACCTAGCAGGAGAAGGCTTTGACATCACCACCATGCAACGGAAAGGGGCCTTTGTCCTTGACATGAGCTCCTGGCTCCAGAAGGACAAGTCCTGCACTCTCTGTAAAAACCCCTACATGGGAGGTCAAACGCAGAAGCTCCCAGTTTCTGTTGTGGACTGGAGACCAAGTCAGAAGTGCAGCACAAAGTTATCCAGCTCTGTCTACCAGTCCAGTGAGGCCCTGGTCAGTGCCAGCACCTCCTCTATCGAGAACAACTGGCAGTCAGACTTGCAAATAACAACTCCAAAAGTCCAGGGATCACTGATGCTGGCAGGCAGTAACTCCAAGCTGGCTGAATATTCCATGAAGAAGACCAAAAACGACAAGTTCAGCTTTACCAGTCATGATGTCACATGTGGATACTACAG ATACAGGGTTTCGAAGCGCCCACTCCTGCACCCAGAGCTAAGTGACGAATTAGGAAGTCTCCCCGAGATATACGATGAGTCATCAAAGCACCTCTATTACAAGCTGATTGACAAGTTTGGTACTCATTATATCTCAAAG GTGACTCTGGGTGGAGAGGTTCGCTCTGTGACCAGCATCAAGGAGTGCGAGGCGTCCTTGCAGGGTCTGAGCGTAGATGACGTGAAGATGTGTCTGGACGTGGAGGCTTCTGTCAGTATGGGAATAGCTGCAAGTCTGCAGACTGAGGCTCATCACTGCAAGAAAACCAAGGAAAAGACTATGAATAAAAAGAGTTTTGCTAGCAGCTTCAGTGACAG AGAAACAAATGTGATTGGTGGCTACACTCAGAGTGTCGACCTCCTCTTCTCATCAAATAAGGACCCAAAGGCCTATAAGGAGTGGGTCACGTCTCTGCCCGCTCACCCTGATGTGCTTTCCTACTCGCTCACGTCCCTTCACGAGTTGCTGCCAGCGAAACAACAAATACGAGCGCATTTGCGCACTGCCATCAAGGACTACATCCTCCAGAGGGGCCTGTTGAAAAACTGCACAAGCCCATGTAAGACCGGTGTGAAGACCAACCCCAACGAACCGTGCAGCTGCAGCTGCCACAACAACCCGGGTGTGGCCCTCAACTGCTGCCCAACTCAGAAAGGATTTGCTGAAGTCACCATAACTGCAATCAGTGCCACGGGTTTATATGGAGATTACTGGACTCAGACGGACGCATATGTCAAGATCCTCCTCAACGGACGGATCAACAGAGGCCAGACGTCCGTGATCTGGGATAACAATTCACCAACGTGGAACCACCAATTCCACCTTGGAACTGTGGACCTTACTCATTTCAGCAGTGTGAAGATGGAGGTGTGGGACGAGGACAGTGGTTCAGATAACGACCTTCTCGGGGCATGCAATGCTCCACTGAAATCTGGAGTGAAGAAGGATGTCTGTGTACTGAATCACGGAGTGCTCTATTATAAAGTGGAGGTGAAATGCATTCACGGTTTGGCTGGTTCTTCGTGCATGGAGTACAAGCCCTCTCCCATGGATGCACAGCTAGAGAAAGTGTACATCTCCCGGAATGCTCGCCCAATTCCCAGAGGCATGCTGCTGGAGATGGGAGTGCTCCCCGATGAGCGTATTCCCCGCTTCAACCAGAGCAACATTCGCAAAGCTAAAGGTCTTGAGTTGTAG